The DNA sequence AGTTTGAGAACTTAAGATACTAACACCAAAACAGAGGCAAGGAAAATTAGTCTCAAAAAGTAGAAGAATTTatccaggatatatatatatgtatatatgttaacatTTGGTAAACGATAGAATCCAGAACTTCTGACTCCACAGTAAATGCTTTTATCCTATGCCAGTTTCCATTCATAAAGTTCTCCTTTGGCTGAAAAGAAGTAATTGTAATGGCTATTAATAACAAATCACTGATTTTATGTTGGAAAGGCCAGTTTTGGCTTGATGAAGTGCTTCTCAAAATATCATCCCCGGACCTGCAACCTTGGCATCATCCAGGAACATGTTAGAAACACAAATTTTCAGGCCCCATTGCAGATTTACTAAGTTTGAAACTATGGGGATGGAGCCCAGTAATTTGTGTTTTAATAATAAGCCCTAtatctgttgcaggaaggggtccccttccagggcccgaaactgggcccttgtctaacactcaggaatgaattgtccgaggagacacatgtgctaacaaagcaagagattttattggaaagggcacccgggcggagagcaggagagtgaggggacccaggagaactgctctgctccCTGGCtagcagtctcgggttttatggtgatgggattagtctttggccaatcattctaattctttcctggtggcgcacgcatcgctcagccaagatggatgctagtgagagggattctgggaagtggacggacacgcggtgtctcctttcgacctttcccaaactcttccggttggtggtggcttattagttctgtattccttatcaggatctcctgtcataaaacaactcatgcaaatggttactatggtgcctggccagggtgggcggtttcaatcagtgtgcttcccctaacagatctacaggctttctttttttattgtaataaaatgcacataaaatttaACATCTTAACCTCTTTTTTAGATTTGAGTATATCACTATTCAACCAATCTCTagtacttttcttttaatttatttttaaattataggttAATTGTTCCACAGTATTGTGATCTAGTACTCTTGATCTTGCAGAACTAAAACTATGAACCCATTAAACCATAGCTCTTCActtccctcttccccagcccctggcaattaTCATTCTACTTTCTCTGTGAATTTCTAtagatgaaatcatacagtatttcagtatttgtctttttgtgcctggtgtttttcacttagcataatatcctaaGGTTGTTCtgtgtcagaattcccttccttttcaagtctgagtaatatttcattgtatgtatctatcacattttgttttttcagttttctgttgatAGACACCTGGGTGTCCATACAATATCTGTTTCAGACCCTGCTTTCTGTTCTTCTGTGTAAATAACTACAAATAGAatgttgaatcatatggtaattctatatttaatctTTTAATGAACCGCTTAACTATcatccacagtggctgcactgttttacatttccaccagcaattcACAAGGTTTCCAGTTTCCATTCATCCCTGCCAACACTTGCtacttttgttgttgctttatAATACCCttcctaatgggtgtgaagtggtgcgttgttttgatgtgcatttagctgtgctaagcatcttttcatatgcttattgaccacttttacattttctttggaaaactatCTATTTAAACTCTGCCCAAGTTTtaataaagttgttttttgttgttgggttgtaggatattttaattcttttaaatgtgtaGTTTTAAATTGTTAGAACAGTTCAGAAACTCAGTTGTAAATCTAAGTAGTTGAGAATGTTAGAACTGGAATTAGCTATCCCTCAATTTtatggcggagaaggcaatggcaacccactccagttctcttgcctggaaaatcccatggatggaggagcctggtaggctgcagtccatggggtcgcaaagagtcggacacgattgagcgacttcactttcacttttcactttcatgcactggagaaggaaatggcaacccactccagtgttcttgcctggagaatcccagggacggaggagcctggtgggctgccgtctatggggtcgcacagagtcagacaacgactgaagcgactcagcagcagcagcagcagcagcaattttaTGGCCTTACGCAAATTCTATCTGTGCCCTTttgtctcatctataaaacaggactAGAGTAAATTAGTGATAGGGGACTATATTTACAGAGAACTAGGGAGCAGTTCTTTTTTTAGATTCGTATATTGCAAAAAGGCTctatcagtttaaaaaagaaattacagaatATCAGCTATAATGATTCTGCCCATACTCTAAGCATTTAAAAGTActgtagtattaaaaaaaaatactgtgaaagGTATATTactatttccttcctcttctctcctacCAACACTTAAAATTATGCATCTACAAAGTTgaattaatttctgaaatattgtttctagaaatattatttaaaaagtaagaataacaaaatagataactaatgaagatctactgtgtagcacagggaactagtgCATAGCAATAGGGAACtttattcaataccttgtaatgacctgtatgggaacaagtatctaaaaagagtggatatatgtgtatgtataactgattcactttgctacacactgaagctaatacaacattgtaaatcaactatactccaataaaaaaattaccaaaaaaaagttaaaagaatgatTTACTGTATTTACAGTAAATTTGTGAGGGGTCCTCTGATCACAAATTTGCCACAATTTAGATGTTTGTTTATGTTACCAATAGCTTTGGTGGTTCTTTGGTCTGGTCTATCAGTGTTTTGAAACATTAACGGTATTATATACTCATAAGTGCTTTCTCCACTATCTcctttaaaaacatctattttaagTTCATGTTGACATCATGCATAGTCTCCTGATGACAGCACAACCATAGAAACTCCTGTGTCTTGTTCTCACATAAGTTCTACATTAAGAATTTTAGACTGTGCTTCTTTAGATATTTAACTATGGTTGAATCCTTCTTAGCCACTTTAGTTGAAATCAGATAATCATAAAGGTCAAACTGGATAATTCTAAAAAATAACACTACATACTTTTAACTATTTTAACCCTAAGACTATAAACACATATTCATTTATCAATCATTTACTATAGTGCCAGGGCTTCGTGTGTGGATCCACTGATTTTAAGTTCCACATGATTTATCATGGAAGAATTATAGCCACAGTGCATCCTGTataattttagtttagttttcttCAAATCAGAGCAAGTTTATAGACTCTTTCATAATAGTCTGATAACAGAAACCTGCTAGATTTCTGTTTCCCCCCCACCAATCTTTTTGTATCTGTCTTGTTTAGACCAAATTTGATAGCAAGTTTAACAACTTACCTTTATTCAGTCTTTCCAAAGTAATCACTTTAGTTTCATAGAAATAGCAACCCTCTTTTTGTATATCAGCTATTTACCTAGTTCATGAAATtagataaattatattaaaaaataaaactgttaccgagtccaagctcactctgctctgCTCGCTGCACAACAGGCCGGTGAATCTGAGAGATGAGGGATTGAGGCAAGGAAGACTTTGATTGAGGAGCTGGCTGACCGAGAAGATGGCAGCTAacgcctcaaaataaccatcttactggggtctggatgccaggttcttttatagatcagagatggggggaggtgaggaagcaaagtaaaaaggccattaatcttgcaaacatctcctagaatggcaagcctcaggcaggggatgtgttgatttcttccctccttctgtcTACAGGTACACAGgattctgaacaaaggcactttataGTCAGACAGAGGGGCAGgatctctgaggcaggccattctgtatgattataataacaaaagcaacaaaaagcaagtcaaagaaacagttccaacatggagtcagaattggcttctctGCAACAAAACTGGTATAAACAGGTCTGAGGACAACTACAGTgacttgattaaaaataaaaactggtgaGAGCAAAAATGCATGAGTACTATACAGAATAAACCCagtatacagtctatggaattctccaggccagaatactggagtgggtagcctccagggatcgaacccaggtctcccacactgcaggtagattctttatcagctgaaccacaagggaagcccaagaatactggagtgggtagcctatcccttctccaggggatcttcctgacccaggaatcaaactggggtctcctgcattgcaggcaaattctttaccaactgagctatcagggaagccccttggctAACCTGCGGAAACTATTATGTGAAGGTCAGTTctgagagctttttttttctttctgctcgtAGTCTTTTTGCACAGACTAGGTTATATTTAACTCTTGAACAGTATACCATATTGtgtagctaatttttttttctttctgttcttaggAATAAGTCAAACTCTTTTAAGATTATCTATGCTGATTTTTAGTATCTAACTACTTGCTTTTCCAGCTGTAACTCCTAACATAGGCTAATTCACAGTTTAGAATCTTGAAAACTTTGCTATCTCTTAAGTGTTTGGAATTGGAATATTATATAgtggtttttcattgttttttacaCTCCTCTAAAAGTGttatatgaggtttttttttttaactagaggagaaaatactggaagaaaagaaggaaaaaagtgttCACACTATCTGATGAGTATTTACTCCACCCAGTGGAGATAACAAGGTGCCAAAAAGAATCACACACATTTGAAAACCAGTTTTTAATTGATGGAAGCAGAGAAATAACTTGAATTTGCTAGATGCCAAAGTGTCTGTATTGGATTATTTAATACATTGTCTCATATTTAATCTTTACCAGAAAAAATCTGAGATGTAAAGATACTGAGGTTCAAAGAACTAAAACTGTTGTTAAGTGATGACCGACTCAGGATGTGAGCCCTCAGGTCTAATTTGACTTCAAAGCCTAGGCTCTTAAATACTTCCATGACCCCCTTTAAAAGTCAGTTTGGACCTTTCTACAATTGGTACTTTCTTCCTATGTTAGGGAGTAATTTACACAATCTTTTGGTATACTCCACGCACTCTCTGACTCTACAGTTCTATTATTTGAGTAAAATTCATAATAAAGAAGAGGAACATTGACCTTCTAGCCCCTGAGGCTAGAAATACAGGAAAGGGTACAGAGACTAATATTCCCTTACCTCTGTTTCTCTAAAAATGTAAACTACTATTTGTCGTTGCTAACAGTAATATtttccagacactgtgctaacTATCTTTAAagcatattatctcatttaataataTATCACTCTTGCAAGGGTAGCTATTAATATTCTCACTCTGTACATGAAGAATATAAGACAAGTGTCATGGGGAATTCcatggctgtccagtggttaggattcagcgcTCCCACTGCAGGGTGCCCAaattcaatcccttgtcagggaactaagatccaataagctttatggccaaaaaaaaagagagagagagagtattaTATAACTTGACCAAAGTCATCAAACTAGTAAATGACAGAGATAAGTAAATTCACAATAAGATTTTCTAAGGTAATTTACATGAGATTAGAGTGGTATAGAAATTGAAAGGGCTTTTTAGAAATTCAGGAAAGGAAACTAAGTAATATAgtattataaaccaactatacttcagtttcaGAAGAAGACTAAAAGGTGTAACATCCAAATGCAGTGTATTTTCCTGACCTAACTACTCTAgacaagaaaaaacaattttttttaagacattttggGATGGTTTTAACTACGTCACAATTTAACTGTGAACTGTACATTAGACAACAGTGTCTTGTCCATGTTAAATTTTGTGATTAGATTATGGATTAAGAAAATGGGAAGATAGTCTTGTTCTTAGCAAATATACACTAAAATACTAGAAAGTCAAAGGGCATGATATCTCCAATGTCTTTGTAAATGGATcagaaaatatatacatctatattaagagagaaaatgatttcaagaagaaaagaagaataacTGTGGGAGAGGGCACTCAGGACCTTTGTGAGAGAGAACGATTACTAACATGtcctagaaaaatgaaatgtatacTCAGCATAAACAAAATCATGGCTGTTACCTTCTTCCAAAAGACAATGCTAGAATATAGCCTCTAGTCTATTTGAAAAGCCACAGTGTAGTAATACATGGACCGAGTACAATAATGGTAGAAACCAGTCCCCTTCTTCCCCTATACAAGGGCAGTATTCCACCCTGCCAAAGTGGAACAAATATGCAGGAGAGAAAATGTATATTAGGACCTGGAAGGAAAAAGTAAGAGTGATGATCCGGAGCTGTTAGAGAAGGAATCACCTGACTGTgggtgaaaagaagaaaagtagtgTTAGTTATGGTACACCTCTACTCCCACTTCGGTATTCAACCATTTGCCACTTTTTGAGCCAGAATCACTGCTTTCTCGAACCAAtgactttattaaataaaagtcattttaattGGTTTAAATTTGTGTATAAATTCACTAGTATGCATGTGTTGTATTTAggaggaaaaaacttttttttaatgtttcatgcaTCTTTTAGGAACTGAATAAAAcctgaaaatgaatttatttatttatttttggctttcttgggtcttcgttgctgcacacaggctttctctaattgcagtgagcagtggcttcttttgtcgCAGAGCACCACCTCTGgagcactcaggcttcagtagcttcactaggtgggctcagtagttactgAACTCGGACACTCGAACACCCGAGCTTCGATAGTTGTGGCTCTGGGCTTAGCGGctccttcccagaccagggatccagctCATGTCCTCCGCATTGGCATACATActcctaacccctggaccccAAGGGAGGTCGAAAATGAATTTCTTAAGACCGTATTTTCTAATGACATGTTTAGAATTTGATttaaatacttaaagaaaaaaggagaaagggaggaggaaaggTAAATATGGCAGATCTCAATAATTGTTGACTGGGTGATGGGTATATAGGGGTTCATTCTCTTAGTATCTCTTTATTTTGTGTAGGAGTGAATTTTTCATCAATAAAAATCATTCTATTATGTATTCTAATCTGTGTAGTAGAGTAGcataagtaatattctattaggACTCATTACTCAACTTTCTGACTGATGCTGGTGGTGGAGCATGAGTAGAATGATTCTATAAAAGACAGTATTAAAAATATGCCAGAGAAGAAATGACCATGTATACTTTGACATTAAGGAAAAATTACCTAaccaagaaatttaaaattataccaaCTTTCCGATACTTCCATTTCTAAAAAAGAGTAACActgaaaaaaacatctatttccagGGGCTGGTGTGTGCTGGATTGGCTGACATGGCCAGACCTGCAGAAAAACTCAGCACGGCTCAATCTGCTGTTTTGATGGCTACAGGTAAGTTAAATGAATATCTTCCATATAGGACATTCGATAATTAGTTTTACATCAATTTACTTGACTGTTTAGCATTTgaaatacacacacgcacacacacacaaagaaattaaTGGTATTACCTGTAGGCAGTTATTAGACTATAGCcgaagaaggcagaaggagggtTATGAAAGTTTTTCTTTGATGTAATAACTGAGTGTTTTGTGTAATCCTGAATTATACCAACTTCATTAAATCTCAGATTATAACCTTTTTCCCCTACTttatgctgttgtttttcagttgctaagttatgtctgaatctttgtgaccccatggactgaagcatgccaggttaCTCtgtttcactatctcccggagtttgctcaaactcatgtctattgagttggtgatgccatccagtcatctcatcctctgttaccccattctcctcctgccctcaatctttgccagcattaggatcttttccagtgagtcagctctataGCCATAGTACtgaaacttcagctttagcatcagtccttccaatgaatattcagggttgatctcctttaggattgactggtttgatcttcttgctgtccaagggactctcaagagtcttctcaaaaaaaaaaaaagagtcttctccagcaccacaatttgaaaacatcagttcttcagcactcagccttctttatggtccaactctcatatccatacatgactactggaaaaaccatacctttgactattgttggcaaagggatatctctactttttagtatcctcactaggtttgtcatagcttttattccaaggaacaagcatctattaatttcatggctgcagttaccatctgcagtgattttggagcccaagaaaataaaatcttagtcTAAGTATTTTACTCTAATATTAAATGTTTAGATAAGATTGCAGCAATACctatgctgttttttaaaaatattttatttcaacagGCTTTATTTGGTCAAGATACTCACTTGTAATTATTCCAAAAAACTGGAGTCTATTTGCTGTTAATTTCTTTGTTGGGACAGCAGGAGCCTCTCAGCTCTTTCGTATTTGGAGGTAAGCTCtccatgtttttgttgttgtttagtcattcagttgtgtccgactctttgtgaccctatgaactgtagcccaccaggctcttctgtccatgggatttctcaggcaagaatactagagtgggttgccatttccttctccagggaatcttccccacccagga is a window from the Odocoileus virginianus isolate 20LAN1187 ecotype Illinois unplaced genomic scaffold, Ovbor_1.2 Unplaced_Scaffold_12, whole genome shotgun sequence genome containing:
- the MPC2 gene encoding mitochondrial pyruvate carrier 2; its protein translation is MSAAGVRGLRATYHRVLDRVELLLPEKLRPLYNHPAGPRTVFFWAPIMKWGLVCAGLADMARPAEKLSTAQSAVLMATGFIWSRYSLVIIPKNWSLFAVNFFVGTAGASQLFRIWRYNQELKAKANK